The Terriglobia bacterium genome has a segment encoding these proteins:
- a CDS encoding nucleotidyltransferase domain-containing protein, translated as METEKQITDFVNSLRQAAGANLECVALFGSAASGEFHADYSDINILCVMRELSAPVLAALAPAIAGWTKRKFPAPLIFSRSELEQCTDVFAIEMLDIRQRHRILYGEDIFTGMNVPMDRHRVQLEHELRTKLLTLRQSYLQAASDDKRVRRLMLDSISAFSTLFRHTLIAMGEQPAPHKAENIKRLAVRTGFDSSIFLKLLQVRQQTAKENEINAASAFAQYLDGINRVVQAVDAL; from the coding sequence ATGGAAACAGAAAAACAGATCACGGATTTTGTGAATAGCCTCAGGCAGGCGGCGGGCGCAAACCTGGAATGTGTGGCGCTTTTCGGGTCGGCTGCATCCGGAGAATTTCATGCGGATTATTCTGACATCAACATCCTCTGCGTGATGCGTGAGCTTTCCGCTCCGGTGCTTGCAGCGCTGGCGCCGGCTATTGCCGGCTGGACGAAACGCAAGTTTCCTGCGCCGCTGATATTCTCACGCTCTGAATTAGAGCAATGCACAGACGTGTTCGCCATTGAGATGCTCGATATCCGCCAGCGCCATCGCATCCTGTACGGCGAAGATATTTTTACCGGCATGAACGTCCCCATGGACCGTCATCGCGTTCAACTGGAGCACGAACTGCGCACCAAACTACTTACGTTGCGGCAAAGTTATCTCCAGGCCGCGAGCGACGACAAACGCGTTCGGCGCTTAATGCTTGATTCCATTTCCGCTTTCAGCACGTTGTTCCGGCATACGCTCATTGCCATGGGAGAACAACCTGCGCCCCACAAGGCGGAAAACATCAAGAGGCTGGCGGTGCGGACTGGATTTGATTCCAGCATTTTTCTCAAGTTGTTGCAGGTGCGCCAACAGACGGCAAAAGAAAATGAGATCAACGCTGCTTCCGCGTTCGCACAATATCTGGATGGGATCAACAGAGTGGTCCAGGCAGTCGATGCGCTGTAA
- a CDS encoding LemA family protein, which translates to MKVWIAIGIIVLLLIVGFSSYVGAKNQMVTKNETVKAAWSQVDIVLQRRADLIPNLVETVKGFALQEQTVFGDIAKARSRLLSANTPADKISANQQLDGALGRLLVVVENYPQLKSNENFLRLQDELAGTENRIAVERKRYNDALQDYNTFIGLFPNSIWAGMAGFKRNDAYFAASEGAKTAPKVDFSGVKPTPPAQATPQPAH; encoded by the coding sequence ATGAAGGTTTGGATAGCAATAGGAATCATCGTATTGCTGCTGATTGTGGGATTCAGCAGTTATGTCGGCGCTAAAAATCAGATGGTGACGAAGAATGAGACCGTAAAAGCGGCGTGGTCGCAGGTCGATATCGTGCTGCAACGCCGCGCTGATCTGATTCCCAACCTGGTTGAGACCGTGAAGGGTTTTGCCTTGCAGGAGCAAACCGTCTTTGGCGACATTGCCAAAGCACGTTCACGTTTGCTTTCCGCCAATACTCCCGCAGATAAAATTTCCGCCAACCAGCAACTTGATGGCGCCTTGGGCCGTCTTCTGGTGGTCGTGGAAAACTACCCTCAACTGAAGTCCAATGAAAACTTCTTGCGATTGCAGGATGAACTGGCCGGAACCGAGAACCGTATAGCAGTGGAACGCAAGCGCTACAATGACGCGCTGCAGGACTACAATACCTTCATCGGCCTTTTCCCCAATAGCATCTGGGCCGGCATGGCTGGATTCAAGCGTAATGACGCGTACTTTGCCGCAAGTGAAGGCGCAAAGACCGCGCCGAAAGTTGATTTCTCCGGCGTGAAACCTACACCGCCCGCGCAAGCCACACCGCAACCCGCACATTAA